ggggggcatatcatgtctatctgacactgctggggggcatatcatgtctatctggcacttctggggggcatatcatgtctatctggcactgctggggggcatatcatgtgtagctggcactgctggggggcatatcatgtctatctggcactgctggggggcatatcatgtgtacatggcactgctgaggggcatatcatgtttatctggcactgttggggggcatatcatgtctctctggcactgctgggcggcatatcatgtgcagctggcactgctggggggcatatcatgtctatctggcactgctgggcggcataTCATGTGCAGCCTgccctgctggggggcatatcatgtccatctggcactgctgggaggcatatcatgtctatctggcactgctgggcggcatatcatgtgcagctggcactgctggggggcatatcatgtccatctggcactgctggggggcatatcatgtgtagctggcactgctggggggcatatcatgtctctctggcactgctggggggcatatcatgtctatctggcactgcactactgtagacattatgtgtatctggcactatactggagacattatgtgtaaggaacactactgtggctgttatgtgtaaggctgctaattgtgtgtgtgtgtatagggggtgtgaaaatatatttatttatagtttgagaaTATGAAAttgggaggccacgcccacttttccaggagtgcgCGCACCTTCGGCACGTGCATGAGGGGTGGAGCGCTTTGACATTTtcacgctcagggtgctagtaggcctggagccggccctggttgtgggTGTGTGTAGTGGCTATGTATAATAGGTGTGTGTCGTGGGTGTGTGTTGTGGCTGTGTGCCGTGGCTACGTTGACAGAGATGCAGTAGTGAGCATATGCAGAGATCTATATGATTTCAGTCAGAATTGATGCATAAAGGATGGGGCTTGTGCAAATGTTCTTGTAAGCAGAGGGCGGGGGCAGTGTTGAATTTATCAAACTCTCTAACCACCTTTTTAACCTGACAAAGATGTTTTACCAGTTCTGTAGTTCAAATGTACTATTATTGTTTTTGCTGGCTCAAACAACCTTCTAACTCCCATACTAACATAGCTGCATTACTGGATCATATAGCTCAGCtctttttatatatcatatattctGTTACAATTTGCCGGATCAATACGCAGTGTGTGGTATTCACACTTCTATTTTCCAGAgagattgtaaacttgtgagccAGGCCTtttatgtttttgtgtgtgttagATTTGGCCATGGACATCGATGGTTACAAACCATTGATAGTTACCCACCAATGTTAGATGGTTTTGCTATCGACGGCAGAGATCCAATGGTTCTCCAGCATCGATGGTATATAGCCCCCTGCAATGCTCCCACAAAGACCcgcccccaggctctgattggcccagTGGGTAATAGAGCAGGGATGACTGACTGCTTGAAGTTTTAAAGAACTGTCACGCTTTGTGTAACTTACAAAATaatatttctgttttgttttttttacgcagTAATCTCTTATATAAATATTGTGCACAGAAGAATGTTAATTTATTCCATTAGAAAACAATTTaacatgagttaaaaaaaaaaacattaataaggACCTTGCTTCTTATGTACTTTGTGGTCTGCAAATTGTCCTTTCAAGGTCAGTTTATAATGACAGCTATAGAGTAGCAAGGAAACTTACAGCTGGCAGCTCGATAAGTGTCCTTGATATCATGGCACAGCTTTCCACCATATCTGAGTGACACAGGACAGTAAACAACATATTTTCTTTTTGTTCAGTTCCTATCTGTGACCAGCTCCCTCATTCAGATTATTTTAGTTCTAACAGATAGTGCAGCTGAAACCACGCCTTGCATGAATGTGAATGAAAACATACTAGTAAGACTAAAGTTCAAGGCAATTTTAACACACCAGTCATATTACTGCCGATTGTATAAAAGGATCACATCACCTACCAATCCAGCAGGAAGACAGCCTCATGTCTGATACTGTTCACATCAACCTTGGTCATTCCTTCACGGGGGCCTGCAACATTGCCATGGCGTGCAGGTCTGAAAGGCCAGAAACCTGTCAATGCAATAGAGATCCAGTCAACAGTATTCTTTTTAGAATGCTTAATTCAGATACCACAACAAAAATGAAGAGCCAACACGACCAACATGTCTGCAATTCTGGGAGAGGATGCCCCTGTGAGAGAAATAGGAAAGTGTCCCTCAAACATCCTGAACTTGTCTGCGAGAAAGCATCAGAAGTTTTATTAAAGACAGTGGCTTTTATAAGAAACGTACCATCCTTCTACCAGCTGCCTCATGAGGATCAGATCCTACTGGTACGCAAGTGCTGGGCTCCACTTTTTGTATTAGGGCTGGCACAAGAGCGAGTCAATTTCGAATGCAAAGAGTTAACTGCCCCGAGCCTTTTGAAGAAGATCCTTCTTAATCAGTCATCTAATGACGGCGATATCACGTTAAAGCCTGATGCTGGAGTTCCTTTCAGAGAGGTGCAGAAAATACAGATGTTCCTTTGTAAACTTTGGAGTCTGGACATTTGCACAAAGGAATATGCTTATCTTAAAGGGATGGCGTTGTTTAATCCAGGTAGGATGTTTGGACTGTTACAGTTTTTGGTAGATAAACTAAAGTcttaatatatacaatacaatacactttAATATTAATTTTGATAGCAGTAGTCTCTTTGGAATTCTATAAGCCTCAGGTATAAGTGATGAAACGGTACTCACCAAAAAAAGTACAAAGTTATTGAAGTATGTGAGGAGTTAAAAGTACAGAGTGATAGCAGGAGATATACAGGATGTTCAGTAGTATATATGTGTCTTTATGGTGCTGTAGATAAAGGAGACACTTAAAAATAGACATTCGCCACACTGAAATTAATTTCCTATAATACAAGTGAATTTCAATATGTCATAAAGTGAGTCCCTATTGTTCACATTCCAAACCACAAAGCCAATATTATTTCATGTGAACCTAATATCTTAGCTACTTACCGTGTTATAACAACAGTATACTTGATTTGTAGtaaaaagtaatgtaataggacaatATTGATACAGAATTGAATATGATATGACAATTCAGACTGCAGTCACATGACTATCACTTTTAAAGGGATACAGTTACATTGCTGGCAATCGGGAtcacggcggtcaggataccgatgccggaatcccgaccgctgacaatgccgacagccggaatcccagctaaaaggagctattcccacttgtgggtgatcacgacacccatagagtgggaatagaacctgtggagagtgcagcgagccaccgagcccgcagcgtaaagagtgcagcgagcccgcaaggggcttgctagcgctcgccccgctgccacaattctggcagccaggatcccggcatcggtatgctgaccgccaagaACCCGGCTGCCGAGATCTAATACCCAACACCTTTTAAACCCCCACCATCCCCTCTATACAAAAGACCATCAGCTCTATACAAAAGAGAATACGTGTAAAAATAATAGTATATACATAATGTGTTATTTCTAATTAAGTATAAattaaataatacaggttgagtatcccttatccaaaatgcttaggaccagaagtattttggatttgggatttttccgtattttggaataattgcataccataatgagatagtctaagcacacaattcatttatgtttcatatacaccttatacacacagcctgaaggtcatttaatacaatatttttaataaccttgtgtaaactattaaacaaaatttgtgtacattgagtcatcagaaaacaaaagttttgctatctcactctcactcagaaaattctgtatttcggaatattacgtatttcggaatatttggatatgcgatactcaacctgtaatttattaaatatgaCATCAAATAAATGCACATTGTGTAATTAGTATTTTTATTAATGAGGAATCATGTATAGTAAATATTGGGGTCTAAATACAGCATGTCATGTACAGTCTATAACTTGTCACTGTGACATATTCACATTGATTGCAACATAGATGGAATAAAACCCACAAAGAACATGTCTGTGAAATAACAGATTTATCACATTCAtatttgaattggtattatttttgagAAGCATAAAATGATGTGTACAATGTAAATAGGAACAACAGTTTGTCATGCATAAGAGATATTATGCACCAGCCAGTGTCAGACAATGTGACACAGCGTGCGTGGGTTATATTACGTGCAGTAACAGGCACTGTCACCTCTAGAAAGCCCGAGGTAGCACAGACTGGTAGAGCCAGGAGCTTTCATGTTATCTTAGTTCAACCAGGTCAGTCATAAAACATATTTTCACTATGATATGGCATATCCCTATCAAATGTACTAATCTTAGTCTTTTCCCTGACACATACGTTGCACAATTCCATCTTATTACTGTAGTCAAGAGCTACTGTATATGTAGTTGATAGTGGAATCACAGCTAGTCAGATCAATATATCAATAATAAGTAGTAATTATTACACATAAATTAATGTTAAAATAACTTTCATTGTGTTTTAATGATAGCCACAGACTTATGCACAATTTTAGCTAGACACATTGGGGTTTATGTATGAAGAGTCGGTGTGTCAGAATGTGTTTTTAAAAGGGCAAAGATTGTACTAGCCATGTTTTGCTAGtagaagcattgcccttttaaatatcgggcATAAATACAATCTGAAGTGACGGGTTTTACAACCCGACTCTTCATAAATAATCCCTAGTTATTATAAAATACAATTTACTGGGTCTACTACActagaccggcgctcgggatcccggcgcccagcataccggcaccgggatcccgactgccggaatgccgacagtggggcgagtgcaaaagagccccttgcgggctcgctgtgccagCCACGCTGCAGGTACGGTGTcgcgctatgtgcgccacgctatttattctccctccagggtttcGTGGACACCATAAGAGGGAGATTAGTTGGtggtatcccagcggtcgggatcccggcgccggtatgcagagcgccgggattctgacagccggcatattgAGAGCCTCCCCTCTTTACTATATAGAGCACCAaacaataatgtacagtatacagtaagtttACCACCACAATGTTCCCCAGTAGTACAGCATGGCATTTAATAATCAGTGGCCATCACCGCAGCAATGTATAGTGTTATAATTATacagataaagagatgtcgtactgGAACTAAGTACCTGTAATGTACCCAGTATTTCAACCACTGATATACCAATATCTAGGTAACATATTAACTCAAACTAGCTCTAGACGCAAAAATAAATTAACATGAGGGTCATTCAGACTCGAATGCAGCAGCTTGTCTGTACGCAGCGACTGCATTCGGGtggtctgcgcatgtgcactggccACAGTGCGCGTGCATGACCTCACACATTgtggccatagccagattaaggggggggatgcagggcataatgTACCCCGGGGCCCCCTGTGTCAGGGGCCCCCCaaccaaagcacactgatatcactagtttTCCCACAACGCGAGAGCcataatgcaagcaggacagtatgcagtgcaggcagagacacagaaatatcatgtttcatgagctaccgatggagctttctgaccagaggagagataggagggtggagagagctgtaagtgacacagggatcccagcttctccttctccccacctgggtgtctgagtcctgtgtaaactgttatgcaacgaaACCATTTTGgtatagagatagagacacacacacacacacacacacacacacacacacacacacacacacacacacacacacacacacacacagagtcctcctgagttctatcccagtgtgtaagcagtacagaggctactgctattcttgcatgtgacaagataatatattttatttatctatgtgtattttaaggtcgtttaagttgtctttgttccactacaagaattttttttttaaatagttgtcTTCAATTAGGTGGATCTagtaacagtacccaggcattattaaactattagtgaaaactaacaccattggtttaaatttcatatacacaatctatacctctgaccatgacccattccaggagggacaatatgctgtctacctggacttccctcttcatttatgattgcaatcacctgtgatgaaacacctttcttatcaattaaatagttcaacacaggtgaccccAATCAtatattaatagggaagtccaggtagagagcattttgtccatcctggaatgggtcatgttgggaggtatgcacaatttaatatacatcccccaccttacaCCGGGAGCCCCCTGTAttcagtgccccgggcacccccaaggtttaatccggccctgattgtggCCACATCCCGGAAAGGATGCGGCCGCactgtgattgacagcggtgggcatTCACGGGGCAGCAGCGGGGTGTTGGCGGGGGTGTGGTGACTGAACCGGGGTGGGCTAGGAGCGCTTTTAGGGCCGCTGCGTAACataacacgcagccgctccgatttaCAAAAATGGCGGTGAaccgcctgacagcacagccagctTCCACTGCCAGGAGTCAACCTTGATTCCATGCGTCCGCAATGTAATTGTGGTTGGCCTTGTCATGTGCTGAGTAGCCccaagcatgtgaggagatggacgcagatctggctgcagcattctgtgggggtcattctgaccggatcacttgctgcagttcttcgcagtgcagcgatcaggtcagaattgcgtaTGCGCCAGTGCACTGGCGCAttgctgacaggcagaggcggtcactgggctggAGCGGGCGGCACGGCGGCATGGTCCGGACCATgcgggcatggccggaccgtgcggggggcgggctgcagtggctgcgtgatgtcacaagcagccgctgcgacccggtcaGCGACGatacctcccggccagcgcgcagaagctgcgctggtcgggagctactcctgaagtacaaaagcatcaccgctgtggatGATTTTCTACTTCTGCAACAGGGCAGGGACTgaaatgcggggcgggctagccctgtgctgggcgtccccccacatctgtgttcctgatcgtagctgtgctaaatttaccacagctacgatcaagtcagaaTCACCCCCTGTGTCCATCTCTTAATAAGTTCCCATGTACATTATATATTTCAGTAACGCACTGGTGTATTTGTCTAGGTTCCATTCAGAGGCCATACAGACCACTTGGTATTTTTTTAACCAAATATTGATTTATAAAATATAACTCCACCTCCACAGTAGTATATCAAAATGAGCAAAAATACAGTATGCGAGTCAAAAACGAAACTATGTCAGTCTTACTAAAAAATAGGATGATACATAACTAAGTGATGAGGAATGAAGTACATAAACACGTTTTATTCTTCCAGCTGTCAGTCCCTCACAATAAATGTACCTTTGAATAACATATGTGCTCTTACAGAGCTGACATCATTAATAACCCTTTTACACTGCCACTAAACACCCGGGTTATTGCCGTGATCAAAGGGAATGCAACCCAGTTTCTGAGGAATCCAACTcagctagcttgcagggttggttcTGGAAAGGACCCGAGTcgtggtgcagtgtaaatgggttagCTGGGTTGATGCGACacaggacccgttcactgcatagagaaGAGGCGGCGCTTGAAGATCAtttcatctccaagcgccacctctgcatcaccaaccctgcaatatgcTGGGTCAGGctgctgtctgaaaggggtctcttgATGGGTCGCTCccaggaagcacccgtgtacaaaaGCAGTATTAGGAATCAAGGTGTTACTTTGTGCACATTATTCATATTATAAGTGCTAGAACATAaaaggggggtgtagtatggtatgccggcggtcgggctcccggcgaccagcataccggcgacgggagcccgaccgccggcatactgacagtgtggcgagcgcaaatgaggcccTTGTGGGCTCgcggcgctcgccatgctgcgggcacaatggcgcgctatgctattttaatctccctccaggggggtcgtggacccccacaagggagaataagtgtcggtatggcagctgtcgggattccggcgccggtatactgtgcgccgggatcccgacagccggcatactgaagaccatccgTGAAAGGGAAATAAGAGTGACTGTCCCTAGTAGTAACAGTAGAAGTATATAGATCTAAGATTCAGCAGATACAGTAGCATGAAAAATACAATTTTATTTGTATCCAAGAGATTCTTTGTACATAAATGAAACAAAATTAGAAAGTCCTAATGTAAATAATGTTTAATGTGAAATAAACAAATCACAAGACAGCAAACAACATAAAAAGACAACAAAAACGTAAAAAATGCAATGTTGCATCTAACACCCTGGATTTAAATCCACAAAAAGAACTGGGCGCTCTAGAACAGTGACAACTGTGTTAAAGTTGAGTTTAAAGCATTCTAGATTGGGCATATAGGATATaatgtttcccaaccttggtcctcaaggcacacccacAGACCAGGCTTTGGTGATATCATGCTTTAGAtggtttaaaaaatacaaaaacagagatactaattaagtaacctgtgtTCAAGTATAGCTATCCTTAAAACATTGACTGTTAGTATGCCTCTAGGATAGTGGTTGGGAATTCCTTATGTAGTAGATGTCTGCCACATAAGTGCTTTGTTTGAATTTCTCTTAATGTGCCATGCACTctaggaggtatatttactaaaggttgattttcatcGATTGTTATCCGATTTCAAATTTATCTAAATTAATATTGTGTCAGCAggattaaaacacacatttactaacatttaaaaatgtatataaaaaaaatgtgtatttTAGCTCTTGaacacaacattgatttagattGATTTTTATCGATTTACAAAATTtatgaaaattgacctttagtaaatactaTATACATACCCCTTACTGTCTTTTTACATTACTGATCAAAGGGTGGTAAAATTCTTAAGACTAGGCTGTAGGTGTGGTTTCAGGAGAGCAAAGTTAGGTCACACTCTAATAAATGTTATAGTCTATAGTTTTAAAATACAAGTAATAAAAAAAGACTGGGGGAAAAAAGGCAGACACAGTGGTAAGAAGGCCCTTATTTGTTATATGAGGATCAAagctacatactgtatattccATATCAATCCAGTTCTCGGTGGGATGTATAATCCCATCACACAGCAATGCTGGCCTAGGGTTAGTGGGATGTATGAGTGTAGACAGTGaaaatatgtaaagttatgtgtTAACCGTATAGAGAGGATGTAACTGAGTAGGATAGTTTATGGGGGATATGTGGGTCGTTCTGGAATTTGATTGCTGAAGAGGTGAGTTAtcaaggaacgcttgaaggtttaaaAACACAAAGAAAGtcatattgtgtgtgggagggcattccacagagtgggtgcggcCCAAGAAAAGTCCTGTAACAATGAATGGGAGCAGGAAATGAGTTGtgtatgagagacgcagatcttgggcagagcggagaggttgagctgggagatattttgagataagtgaagagatgtatgctgGTGTACTTTGGCTGATAGCCTTATGTGTAAGTAGAAGTATTGTATATTGCATTTGGTAAAACAGAGATAGCCATGACGGACATTATGAAATAAAGCTGAGTctagcagctgcattcaaaattgaTTGTGAGGATGAAAGTCTACTTAAGGGAaagccagtaaggagactattacaataatcaatgagggagataatgagtgcatgaatTAGGGTTTTTGCAGTGTCTTCTGTGAGATACAGATGAATTCTGCATGTTTCTTAGATATCTAACAAGATTTGGAAACAGAttaagtcaaggatgacaccttcaCAGAGGTTTGGTAGAGGTACATCAATCAAAATAATATGTTAATGAAACTGCTTATATAAATGTATTTTACAATTAAACAGCAATAATTACTGGTTTGCTTTAATAAGTTCCATTTCCCCTCAAAAGTGCTAGAATGGAGCAAGGAGGATGACCAAAAGTCTACAGAAGCCCAGTGCTGACTTACCACAATACTTTATTatttgtgtgttatgtttttatgCTAGTGATCTTGAGTTACTGATTATTTAAACTTGATTGGACAGTCTGCATTTTTCCCTAATGTTTACCTTCCTTTACCACCAGATATCAGAGGTATGAAGTTTCAACATTATGTCCAGACACTGCAAATAGAAGCTCAGCAAACGCTGATGGAATTCACAACCATGATGCATAACAGGAGTCAGGCCCGTTTCACATGGATGCTGGAAGCCCTTCTCATTCTAAAAGCCATTGACTCTAATGTGATCACAGAACTTTTTTTCCAACCCATCTCTGGAGAGATTAATTTGGAAGatcttctgcttgaaactttatttACTATAGGATGAAATACAGAGACATAGGCTAgccctaggcacaatattattggGCGCATCCCCCCTTACCAACACACACATGGTATTCTAACAAGACTCCACCCCTACCTGTTTTTTTGGCCTTTTGTGGACTAAGATCCTCTTCATCCAGGCTCCCGGACTGCACATTCAAATACTCACAAGactctccccaaaacaaacctaatCTTCTGAGGTCCTTGATTGCACTTAAGACCATTTTTGAAACTTGGATTTATATTCATGACTATGGGTGCATCATGGAGGATTGTTCTGTATCCAAACAGATACAATGATGCACGTTACACCCTATGGGTGGGATGTAAGGGAGATCAAGTTTGCACGACGTGTGGCAGGCCGGCCGAACTCTTTTTTTAAAGAAGCAACCGTTTATAAGGCATGGTTATGCCTCGAAAAGtactgctcctttaaaaaaaactgtgagtttggccggcatcccgcactttGGACAAacgcggactccattacatcctgctctTTATCTGGCCtagccaatttatctctctccagctgttgtaaaagtatacatcccagcatggcctgaaacgattttagcattccctaatactaaaactgtggcagggaatgctgggatttgtagtatcaTAACAACAGCAGAACCACAGATTAGACAGTCATGCTCTATACAGTCTCAGCAGGTCACACAGAACTGTTCAGCATTATAAATGCGTCTCATTAAATATTTCATTATGAAGTCCAGAGATAAGGAAACACATGATAAAAAATGCATCTAACAGGCAAAACTAGATTACCTTGATTGTCCACTTGGTCAGATATATTTCCAGCGGCAATACTTTACATCCTGATAGTTGCCAGCTATCATAAGAGACATCTTTGAAGCAAATGACAATGGTACAATGACTGACAGCCTCCCCTGGTGTCACCTGATTTACATTTTACATTAAAGATTCTCTTACTTTGTGTCAATAAATGCTTTGCCTAACAGAAAATGTATAAAAGAGATTATGGAGAGCTCCGTAAAAATAGCACTTAATAATATGTTGCCCTCATCTGTCTTTTCCTTTGGCTATGCATTTTACAAGTGAATATTCGAACAAGACCCTCTTATGATAATCTGTTGGTTAATAGAAGTAAAGGCCCCCGTACATCTGTGACAGATTGGGGATGGGAATATTCAACAGGTTTAAAGATCTCTATTCCTCGAGATCCCAGACGAATTGTGATCATCGATGGCTGCCTATCAGCTGATCAGCAGATCTGGTGGGATCATGGAATCAGGGAAACGGTCatctgatgtatgggggccatatGACTAGTTTGCTAGGAACGACTGCACATTCTTGTTGCTGTTAATCAATTTCCATTTAACTGTAGTTATCtatgtatttgtttttattttcattCTGTCCATTGTGATGCCAATTTAAAGATTTTTGCATTGTGTGTACTATTTTTGGTTTAAAATAGTTTAGTGTTTGTACAAGACATTGGTGAATTCTTTGTAGTAGAACTCCCATCTCTATGGGGGTGCTGTTACATTAATCTATCACTTTTCTCTGTTTACATGTTGTACTTGACctaaaattatatttatttatttttggaataAAATATTATGGCTGTaatgtaaaataaatattttttcttaATTAACAGATGTATTTGCTTTACTTTTTTCACCAGTAGGCCACCAGGTTTCCCTTATAGTTACTTTAGTGAATGTGTGAAATATATAAATGCTCTCTTTTTCACTGCATTGTTCCAGACAAACCAGTTGTTTTCCCTAAATACTAGTCATCTTGGATTTATATTCATGACTATGGGTCAATCTTGGGTGCATATTGTCACAAAGGTCTCCTATGGCTACAAGCGTTGTTGTCTTCTAGTGCACATGCTCCCAGGGCCATCAAGGGGGAGGGgtagggtactaattacctgggcatgATATAGGGGCCTGGGTCAGCCAACCCCCTCTTCCCCcgcctgctccctccctccttacCGGGCAGCAGCAGCATGAACTCCCATCTTCTCAGCACAGCAAACGCtgcagtgtgctgggctgcagtgaggcagagaggctgctgctgctgagcctctgcctgttgcTGTGCAGGTAGAgggggagtgatcacactgatcacactctCCCCCTCAAATTGCCCCTGTCTTAGGGGGCAATttgctccacctcccccccccacccctccggcTGGGTTCTACAGACTTTTATTTTTCCCTAAGGAGGCATGGCCATGACATATTACTTTTTGGctgtacataataataataatgataataataattataataattatatttatatagcactctttctccaaacaggactcaatgctctttacagacatcaaaaacaaagcCCTTAGTGCATAAGCtttaagtaatacaggttgagtatcccttacccaaaattccaaatcacacatttttggttcccctactgagataatgacacatatacatatatgtcaaaaaaataaataaataaataaataaataaataaatatatatatatatatatatatatatatatatattatatagagatgtgcggcgggcactttttgtgttttgtgttttggttctaattccctgctcgtgttttggttttgggt
The Pseudophryne corroboree isolate aPseCor3 chromosome 4, aPseCor3.hap2, whole genome shotgun sequence DNA segment above includes these coding regions:
- the LOC134911473 gene encoding nuclear receptor subfamily 0 group B member 2-like, with the translated sequence MSDTVHINLGHSFTGACNIAMACRSERPETCQCNRDPVNSILFRMLNSDTTTKMKSQHDQHVCNSGRGCPCERNRKVSLKHPELVCEKASEVLLKTVAFIRNVPSFYQLPHEDQILLVRKCWAPLFVLGLAQERVNFECKELTAPSLLKKILLNQSSNDGDITLKPDAGVPFREVQKIQMFLCKLWSLDICTKEYAYLKGMALFNPDIRGMKFQHYVQTLQIEAQQTLMEFTTMMHNRSQARFTWMLEALLILKAIDSNVITELFFQPISGEINLEDLLLETLFTIG